The Mycolicibacterium mageritense genome contains a region encoding:
- the hflX gene encoding GTPase HflX produces MTYPETPSTGELALEDRASLRRVAGLSTELADVTEVEYRQLRLERVVLVGVWTDGSAADADASLAELAALAETAGSEVLEGLIQRRDKPDPSTYIGSGKAAELREVVLATGADTVICDGELSPAQLNALEKAVKVKVIDRTALILDIFAQHATSREGKAQVSLAQMEYMLPRLRGWGESMSRQAGGRAGGAGGGVGTRGPGETKIETDRRRIRERMAKLRREIRDMKKIRDTQRSRRLSADVASVAIVGYTNAGKSSLLNALTGAGVLVENALFATLEPTTRRGEFDDGRPFVLTDTVGFVRHLPTQLVEAFRSTLEEVVDADLLVHVVDGSDANPLAQISAVRQVISDVIAEHDGRRAPELLVVNKIDATGDLALAQLRRALPDAVFVSAHTGDGLERLRQRMGELVEPTDTMVDVTIPYDRGDLVAKVHADGRVDATEHTADGTRIKARVPVALAASLGEYTTF; encoded by the coding sequence ATGACGTATCCAGAAACACCCAGCACCGGTGAGCTGGCCCTTGAGGACCGCGCATCGTTGCGCCGCGTCGCCGGACTCTCCACCGAACTTGCCGACGTCACCGAGGTCGAATACCGCCAGCTCCGCCTGGAACGGGTCGTGCTGGTCGGTGTGTGGACCGACGGCAGCGCGGCCGACGCCGACGCCAGCCTCGCCGAACTCGCGGCCCTGGCCGAGACCGCGGGCTCCGAAGTGCTCGAAGGTTTGATCCAACGCCGCGACAAGCCGGACCCGTCCACCTACATCGGCTCGGGCAAGGCCGCCGAACTGCGGGAAGTGGTGCTGGCCACCGGGGCCGACACCGTGATCTGCGACGGCGAGCTGTCGCCGGCTCAGCTCAACGCGCTGGAGAAGGCCGTCAAGGTCAAGGTCATCGACCGCACGGCGCTGATCCTCGACATCTTTGCCCAGCACGCCACGAGCCGCGAAGGCAAGGCCCAGGTGTCGCTGGCCCAGATGGAGTACATGCTGCCCAGGCTGCGCGGCTGGGGTGAATCGATGTCCCGGCAGGCCGGCGGCCGGGCCGGCGGCGCGGGTGGCGGTGTGGGCACCCGTGGTCCCGGCGAGACCAAGATCGAGACCGACCGTCGGCGGATCCGCGAGCGGATGGCCAAGCTGCGCCGCGAGATCCGCGACATGAAGAAGATCCGCGACACGCAGCGCAGCCGGCGCCTCTCGGCCGACGTGGCCTCGGTGGCCATCGTCGGATACACCAACGCCGGCAAGTCGAGCCTGCTCAATGCCTTGACCGGGGCGGGCGTGCTCGTCGAGAACGCGTTGTTCGCGACGCTCGAACCCACCACGCGCCGTGGCGAATTCGACGACGGCAGGCCGTTCGTACTGACCGACACCGTGGGCTTCGTGCGGCACCTGCCCACGCAGCTGGTCGAGGCGTTCCGGTCCACGCTCGAGGAAGTGGTCGATGCCGATCTGCTGGTGCACGTGGTCGACGGCTCAGACGCCAACCCGCTCGCGCAGATCAGCGCGGTGCGGCAGGTGATCAGCGATGTGATCGCCGAGCACGACGGGCGTCGAGCGCCGGAACTGTTGGTGGTCAACAAGATCGACGCGACCGGTGATCTCGCGCTGGCCCAGTTGCGGCGCGCGCTGCCCGACGCGGTGTTCGTCTCAGCGCACACGGGTGACGGCCTGGAGCGGCTGCGGCAGCGGATGGGGGAGTTGGTCGAGCCGACCGACACCATGGTCGACGTGACCATTCCCTACGACCGCGGCGACCTGGTGGCCAAAGTCCACGCCGACGGTCGTGTCGACGCGACCGAGCACACGGCCGACGGCACCAGGATCAAGGCCCGCGTGCCGGTGGCCCTGGCGGCCAGTCTCGGGGAGTACACCACCTTCTGA
- a CDS encoding PE-PPE domain-containing protein codes for MRISARCAARSLLVAAVAVSGSAAIGVTATLTAEVVLSSTVLVVPGTGTPNPALSQNYEDHAVQYYVAPGSTCSDVTCVGVPYIAQFWPFPFAGWGGLEGAKWNVSVASGVASLNDKLGAVPEGESVVIFGYSQGATVAGIVKNQLADDNDGTIPDNISFVLIGDPNRPNGGLFERLALLGTVPILDATFGNPTRTDTAPEGTINTDDIALQYDGVADAPSWVLNPLALANAVAGFEYVHGTYLAPKGSDEPTATPYGYTPEQVQAAVDNARASCTEETHCQVHGDTRYLTLPAKYLPIMQPLIDIGAATGTSAVVVPVVDLVSPAMQTLIETGYDRRDYGAPTPFQLVPKVDPVKLATDLVNDIPEGIDAARNPGLDPLPGWSDPTESADTAKVPTTQTVAAHEQDTVVAKPDRKPVLRLSAIAKPKDGLTLPDENGTEQQRPSLRKALGIKGHPVRDFAKSLGTTVRKALGQDKADTSAKDTTADKPESKPAA; via the coding sequence ATGCGAATCTCAGCCCGTTGCGCTGCCCGGTCCCTGCTGGTCGCCGCGGTCGCGGTGTCCGGCTCCGCCGCGATCGGGGTCACCGCCACGCTCACGGCCGAGGTGGTGCTCAGCTCAACGGTCCTGGTGGTTCCCGGCACGGGTACCCCGAATCCTGCCCTGTCCCAGAACTACGAGGACCACGCCGTCCAGTATTACGTCGCCCCGGGCAGCACGTGCTCTGACGTCACGTGCGTCGGCGTTCCGTACATCGCGCAGTTCTGGCCGTTCCCGTTCGCGGGATGGGGTGGCCTCGAAGGCGCGAAGTGGAACGTCTCGGTGGCAAGCGGCGTGGCGAGCCTCAACGACAAACTCGGCGCGGTGCCCGAAGGCGAATCCGTTGTCATATTCGGCTATTCACAGGGCGCCACCGTCGCCGGCATCGTCAAGAACCAGCTTGCCGACGACAACGACGGCACCATTCCCGACAACATCTCGTTCGTCCTGATCGGTGACCCCAACCGGCCGAACGGTGGGCTCTTCGAACGGCTCGCGCTCCTGGGCACAGTCCCCATCCTCGACGCGACCTTCGGCAATCCGACACGGACCGACACCGCACCGGAAGGCACGATCAACACCGACGACATCGCGTTGCAGTACGACGGCGTGGCCGACGCGCCGTCCTGGGTGCTCAACCCGCTCGCGCTGGCCAACGCGGTCGCAGGATTCGAATACGTGCACGGCACCTACCTGGCCCCGAAGGGCAGCGACGAGCCGACCGCGACGCCCTACGGCTACACGCCCGAGCAGGTACAGGCCGCCGTCGACAACGCCAGGGCAAGCTGCACCGAAGAGACCCACTGCCAGGTGCACGGCGACACGCGCTACCTCACACTGCCGGCCAAGTACCTGCCGATCATGCAGCCGCTGATCGACATCGGTGCGGCGACCGGAACGTCGGCAGTCGTGGTACCCGTCGTCGACCTAGTCTCGCCCGCCATGCAGACCCTGATCGAAACCGGTTACGACCGTCGCGATTACGGCGCTCCGACACCGTTCCAGCTGGTCCCGAAGGTCGACCCGGTGAAATTGGCGACCGACCTCGTCAACGACATCCCCGAGGGCATCGACGCGGCCCGCAACCCCGGGCTGGATCCACTGCCCGGCTGGAGCGACCCGACCGAATCCGCGGACACCGCAAAGGTTCCGACGACGCAGACCGTCGCCGCCCACGAGCAGGACACGGTTGTGGCCAAGCCCGACCGCAAGCCGGTCCTGCGGCTCAGCGCGATCGCCAAGCCGAAGGACGGGCTGACGCTGCCCGACGAGAACGGCACCGAACAGCAGCGGCCGTCGCTGCGGAAAGCCCTTGGCATCAAGGGCCACCCGGTGCGCGACTTCGCCAAGTCGCTCGGCACCACGGTCCGTAAGGCCCTCGGTCAGGACAAGGCCGACACCTCGGCAAAGGACACCACCGCGGACAAGCCGGAGTCCAAGCCCGCGGCCTGA
- a CDS encoding molybdopterin guanine dinucleotide-containing S/N-oxide reductase, with the protein MAHSPTSLAHWGAFTAEVAAGDISTVTPIAGDADPSPLLGNLPGAIRHRSRIAAPAVRRGWLRDGPGPSDARGADEFIEVSWDELTELLAGELRRIVDTYGNEAIYGGSYGWASAGRFHHAQSQVHRFLKMLGGYTFSRHSYSLGATGVIMPRVVGTHDDLFKRSTDWNVIVEHTDLLVCFGGIALKNTGINHGGTTGHPARSALRSLRDRGGRIVSFSPLRDDVEGDCEWHAPIPGTDVAVMLGLAYVLATEGLADRAFLQKYCTGYDRFERYLLGHDDGVAKTPQWAARISGLEADDLVTLARRMAGSRTLVTVSWSLQRIRHGEQAPWMGLTLAAMLGQIGLPGGGFGHGYGSMNEPGLPPLRCRLPALPQGLNPVQTFIPVAAITDMLLNPGEPFEYNGLSLTYPDIKCVYWAGGNPFHHHQNIPRLRRALARVDTIVVHDPYWTAMAKHADIVVPSTTSFEREDYSGSRNDPLLVAMRALAQPYENSRDDYTTFSALATALGFGDQFTEGRTAREWLVHMYEKWAAGLDFDVPPFEEFWAAGQLELPTEPGLTLLGDFRADPRTHRLGTPSGVIEIFSADIDAFGYDDCAGHPAWYEPTEWLGGPRATRYPLHLVANQPATRLHSQLDGGATSQGSKIQGREPIRMHPVDAAARGLVDGDVVRVFNDRGACLAGVVVDDRLRQDVVQLSTGAWYDPADPADPDSLCVHGNPNVLTDDAGTSSLARGCTGAHVLVQVEKFARPLPPVRAHEPPRIVAR; encoded by the coding sequence ATGGCTCATTCCCCGACCAGCCTCGCGCACTGGGGGGCGTTCACCGCCGAGGTTGCCGCCGGAGACATCTCCACCGTCACGCCGATCGCGGGCGACGCCGATCCCTCGCCCCTGCTGGGCAACCTGCCGGGAGCGATCCGGCACCGGTCGCGCATCGCGGCGCCCGCGGTACGTCGCGGCTGGCTGCGCGACGGCCCCGGCCCGAGCGATGCCCGCGGCGCCGACGAGTTCATCGAGGTGTCGTGGGACGAACTCACCGAACTGCTGGCCGGTGAACTGCGGCGCATCGTCGACACCTACGGCAACGAGGCGATCTACGGCGGCTCATACGGCTGGGCCAGCGCCGGCCGGTTCCACCACGCCCAGAGCCAGGTTCACCGGTTCTTGAAAATGCTAGGCGGCTATACCTTCTCGCGGCACTCCTACAGCCTGGGCGCGACCGGCGTGATCATGCCCCGCGTCGTCGGTACCCACGACGACCTGTTCAAGCGCTCGACCGACTGGAACGTCATCGTCGAACACACCGATCTACTGGTGTGCTTCGGCGGCATCGCGCTGAAGAACACCGGCATCAATCACGGTGGGACGACCGGGCATCCGGCCCGCTCGGCGTTGCGCAGCCTGCGTGACCGCGGCGGGCGGATCGTGTCGTTCAGCCCACTGCGCGACGACGTCGAGGGCGACTGCGAGTGGCACGCGCCGATCCCGGGGACCGACGTCGCGGTCATGCTGGGCCTGGCCTATGTGCTGGCCACCGAAGGCCTGGCCGACCGGGCGTTCCTGCAGAAGTACTGCACGGGTTATGACCGCTTTGAACGCTATCTGCTGGGCCATGACGACGGTGTCGCGAAAACCCCACAGTGGGCCGCCCGGATCAGCGGTCTGGAGGCCGACGACCTCGTCACGCTGGCCCGCCGAATGGCCGGATCGCGGACCCTGGTCACCGTCAGCTGGTCGCTGCAACGGATCCGCCACGGCGAGCAGGCCCCGTGGATGGGCCTGACGCTTGCGGCGATGCTCGGTCAGATCGGCCTGCCCGGAGGCGGTTTCGGTCACGGCTACGGCTCGATGAACGAGCCGGGTCTGCCGCCGCTGCGCTGCCGGTTGCCCGCGCTGCCGCAGGGCCTCAACCCCGTGCAGACCTTCATCCCGGTGGCCGCGATCACCGACATGCTGCTCAACCCCGGCGAACCGTTCGAGTACAACGGGCTGAGCCTGACCTATCCGGACATCAAATGCGTGTACTGGGCCGGGGGCAACCCGTTTCACCATCACCAGAACATTCCGCGGCTGCGCCGCGCGTTGGCGCGGGTGGACACCATCGTCGTGCACGATCCGTACTGGACCGCGATGGCCAAACACGCCGACATCGTGGTGCCGTCGACCACGTCGTTCGAGCGGGAGGACTACTCGGGATCCCGCAACGATCCGTTACTGGTCGCCATGCGGGCGCTCGCGCAACCGTATGAGAACTCCCGCGACGATTACACGACGTTCTCGGCGCTGGCAACCGCACTCGGGTTCGGCGACCAGTTCACCGAAGGCCGCACTGCGCGGGAATGGCTCGTGCACATGTACGAGAAGTGGGCCGCCGGACTGGATTTCGATGTTCCGCCGTTCGAGGAGTTCTGGGCGGCGGGTCAGCTGGAGCTGCCGACCGAGCCCGGTTTGACCCTGCTGGGGGACTTCCGCGCCGATCCCCGCACACACCGGCTCGGCACCCCCAGCGGTGTCATCGAGATCTTCTCGGCCGACATCGACGCGTTCGGATACGACGACTGCGCGGGACATCCCGCGTGGTACGAGCCCACCGAATGGCTGGGCGGGCCGCGCGCCACCCGATACCCGCTGCACCTGGTCGCCAACCAGCCCGCGACCCGGCTGCACAGCCAGCTCGACGGCGGAGCCACCAGCCAGGGCTCCAAAATCCAAGGGCGGGAACCGATCCGGATGCACCCGGTCGATGCGGCCGCGCGGGGCCTGGTCGACGGTGACGTGGTCCGGGTGTTCAACGACCGCGGTGCGTGCCTGGCCGGCGTCGTGGTGGACGACCGGCTGCGCCAGGACGTGGTGCAGCTGTCGACGGGCGCCTGGTACGACCCGGCCGATCCGGCCGACCCCGATTCGCTGTGCGTGCACGGCAATCCGAACGTACTCACCGACGACGCAGGCACATCGTCGCTCGCGCGGGGCTGCACGGGTGCGCACGTCCTGGTGCAGGTGGAGAAGTTCGCTCGCCCGCTGCCGCCCGTACGAGCCCACGAGCCGCCGCGCATCGTCGCGCGCTGA
- a CDS encoding acyl-CoA dehydrogenase family protein, whose amino-acid sequence MSGVVKYQRTLFEPEHELFRESYRAFLERHVAPYHEQWEKDKIVDRGVWLEAGKQGFLGMAVPEEYGGGGNPDFRYNTIVCEETVAGRYSGIGFSLHNDVVAPYLLRLANEEQKQRWLPKFCTGELITAIAMTEPGTGSDLQGIKTRAVRDGDHYVLNGSKTFITNGINSDLVIVVAQTDPDKGALGFSLLVVERGMEGFERGRHLDKIGLDAQDTAELSFTDVKIPVENLLGEEGQGFVYLMQNLPQERISIAIMAAAAMETVLEQTVQYTKERKAFGKPIGSFQNSRFLLAELATEATVVRMMVDEFIRLHLTEELTVEQAAMAKWYSTEKQVSLIDRCLQLHGGYGYMREYPVARAYLDARVQTIYGGTTEIMKEIIGRSLGV is encoded by the coding sequence ATGAGCGGTGTCGTGAAGTACCAGCGCACTCTGTTCGAGCCGGAGCACGAATTGTTCCGCGAGTCCTACCGGGCGTTCTTGGAACGCCACGTCGCGCCGTACCACGAGCAGTGGGAGAAGGACAAGATCGTCGACCGCGGCGTCTGGTTGGAGGCCGGCAAGCAGGGCTTTCTCGGTATGGCGGTGCCCGAGGAGTACGGCGGTGGCGGCAACCCGGACTTCCGCTACAACACCATCGTGTGCGAGGAGACCGTCGCAGGCCGCTACAGCGGCATCGGCTTCAGCCTGCACAACGACGTCGTGGCCCCCTATCTCCTGCGGCTCGCCAACGAAGAGCAGAAGCAGCGCTGGCTGCCCAAGTTCTGTACCGGCGAATTGATCACCGCGATCGCAATGACCGAGCCCGGTACCGGAAGCGACCTGCAGGGCATCAAGACCCGCGCGGTGCGCGACGGCGACCACTACGTGCTCAACGGGTCCAAGACCTTCATCACCAACGGCATCAACTCCGATCTGGTGATCGTGGTGGCCCAGACCGACCCGGACAAGGGTGCGCTGGGCTTTTCGCTGCTCGTCGTCGAACGCGGCATGGAGGGCTTCGAGCGCGGCAGGCATCTCGACAAGATCGGCCTGGACGCCCAGGACACCGCGGAGCTGTCGTTCACCGACGTCAAGATTCCGGTCGAGAACCTGCTCGGGGAGGAAGGGCAGGGCTTCGTCTACCTCATGCAGAACCTGCCGCAGGAACGCATCTCGATCGCCATCATGGCCGCCGCGGCGATGGAGACGGTGTTGGAGCAGACGGTCCAGTACACCAAGGAGCGCAAGGCGTTCGGCAAGCCGATCGGCAGCTTCCAGAACAGCCGGTTCCTGCTCGCCGAACTCGCCACCGAGGCCACCGTGGTGCGGATGATGGTCGACGAGTTCATCCGGCTGCACCTGACCGAGGAGCTCACGGTCGAGCAGGCCGCGATGGCCAAGTGGTACTCCACCGAGAAGCAGGTCAGCCTGATCGACCGGTGCCTGCAACTGCACGGCGGGTACGGCTACATGCGGGAGTACCCGGTAGCCAGGGCCTATCTGGATGCGCGCGTGCAGACCATTTACGGTGGAACGACCGAGATCATGAAAGAGATCATCGGGCGAAGCCTGGGCGTCTAG
- a CDS encoding LGFP repeat-containing protein, with the protein MTTPAMRLNTAAWRIIVGLFAVAVVALLAPPSASASPESDADAAITAAWDASGGDGGPLGPREGGVYAAGAGFAQNLANGKIFFTPDTGAHYVQGAILEKYESLGGPDGDLGFPTIDEGAGRAPDSRNSTFSASDKPVIFWTPATGARVVRGAINAAWDKLGGSAGVLGVPTEDEAYRGDTLSQKFTGGELTWDRKTNTFTTTPPELADQLAGLAVPNDPASAIAAARRAAGGDMGPLGAKDGDIYPVGNTDGVAQNFARGKIFYTPETGANAITDQVLEKYESVGGPEGDMGFPTSSETEGGLGPNSRIATFAAPDKPVIFWTPDFGAVIVRGAMNAAWEKLGGAKGELGAPKGDQTENGSVVTQQFNGGSISWDRSDNTFTTEPPKLASELSGLEIPGLEQAPQQGNPPAANTDKDKPFSWHWSWWWLLALIPVLVVAGLIVGAAVWHRRRGRGDDDFDHDRFDDDEYDDDGGHYGDARYHETDGYDDDPYAQPRYDASRYGDDDRSDDRPNPYEQADPFHGDEPTTAHFTGQYREPSAQSSPSPFDGPTDIAMPVSQWAAPGGFSTAVDEDDDEQPEEAVELFGGHEDDHDDDFDEDDFEADYESLDHDAHDEAVPTGSDERDDRDYDDGRHDDALGAEPAHDDEAQFENSDDVDTAPTPIVTPAAVAAATPSRGDIHAETPSGRHAAIELDEPVTATALHMPLDDPQRAPQGYPIKADTKTGMYWSPDSRQYDDAVAEIWFASEEFARTNGFVRAD; encoded by the coding sequence ATGACTACGCCGGCAATGAGGCTGAACACGGCCGCTTGGCGGATCATTGTCGGCCTGTTTGCGGTCGCCGTGGTCGCCCTGCTGGCGCCACCGTCGGCGTCGGCGTCACCGGAATCCGACGCCGACGCCGCGATCACCGCAGCGTGGGACGCCAGCGGCGGCGACGGCGGCCCTTTGGGCCCGCGTGAAGGTGGCGTCTATGCCGCGGGTGCCGGATTCGCCCAGAATCTGGCCAACGGCAAGATCTTCTTCACCCCCGACACCGGCGCGCACTACGTCCAGGGCGCGATCCTGGAGAAGTACGAATCGCTCGGAGGGCCTGACGGCGACCTCGGTTTCCCGACCATCGACGAAGGCGCCGGACGCGCACCGGACAGCCGGAACTCGACCTTCAGCGCGTCGGACAAGCCCGTGATCTTCTGGACGCCCGCCACGGGCGCCCGCGTCGTGCGTGGCGCGATCAACGCGGCGTGGGACAAGCTCGGCGGGTCGGCCGGCGTCCTTGGCGTGCCCACCGAGGACGAGGCGTACCGCGGCGACACGCTGTCGCAGAAGTTCACCGGCGGCGAGCTGACGTGGGATCGCAAGACCAACACCTTCACCACGACCCCGCCCGAGCTGGCCGACCAGCTCGCGGGCCTGGCCGTCCCGAACGACCCGGCGTCCGCGATCGCGGCCGCGCGACGCGCCGCAGGCGGTGACATGGGGCCGCTCGGGGCCAAGGACGGTGACATCTACCCGGTGGGCAACACCGACGGCGTTGCGCAGAACTTCGCTCGCGGCAAGATCTTCTACACGCCCGAAACCGGCGCCAACGCGATCACCGACCAGGTGCTGGAGAAGTACGAGAGTGTCGGCGGGCCCGAGGGGGACATGGGCTTCCCGACCAGCAGCGAGACCGAAGGCGGCCTGGGGCCCAACAGCCGGATCGCGACGTTCGCGGCCCCGGACAAGCCGGTGATCTTCTGGACACCGGACTTCGGCGCCGTGATCGTGCGCGGCGCGATGAACGCCGCGTGGGAGAAGCTCGGCGGCGCCAAGGGGGAGCTCGGTGCGCCGAAGGGCGACCAGACCGAGAACGGCAGCGTGGTCACCCAGCAGTTCAACGGCGGGTCGATCTCGTGGGACCGCTCGGACAACACGTTCACGACCGAGCCGCCGAAACTGGCCTCCGAGCTGTCCGGCCTGGAGATCCCCGGGCTGGAACAGGCGCCACAGCAGGGGAATCCGCCCGCGGCCAACACCGACAAGGACAAGCCGTTCTCGTGGCACTGGAGCTGGTGGTGGCTGCTCGCACTGATCCCGGTGTTGGTCGTCGCCGGCCTGATCGTGGGCGCTGCGGTGTGGCATCGCCGCCGCGGCCGCGGTGACGACGATTTCGACCACGATCGGTTCGACGACGACGAATACGACGACGACGGCGGCCATTACGGCGATGCGCGGTATCACGAAACGGACGGTTACGACGACGATCCGTATGCGCAGCCCCGATACGACGCGTCCCGTTACGGCGATGACGACCGGTCCGACGACCGGCCGAACCCCTACGAGCAGGCCGATCCGTTCCACGGTGACGAACCCACCACGGCCCACTTCACGGGCCAGTACCGCGAGCCGTCGGCGCAGTCGTCGCCGTCGCCGTTCGACGGCCCGACCGACATCGCCATGCCGGTGAGTCAGTGGGCCGCGCCCGGCGGCTTCAGTACGGCCGTCGACGAGGACGACGACGAGCAGCCCGAAGAAGCCGTCGAACTGTTCGGCGGCCACGAGGACGATCACGACGACGACTTCGACGAAGACGATTTCGAAGCCGACTACGAGAGCCTCGACCATGACGCGCACGACGAGGCGGTGCCGACCGGATCCGACGAGCGCGACGACCGTGACTACGACGACGGTCGGCACGACGACGCACTCGGCGCGGAGCCGGCGCACGACGACGAAGCGCAGTTCGAGAACTCCGACGACGTCGACACCGCGCCCACGCCGATCGTGACTCCTGCCGCGGTCGCGGCGGCCACGCCGTCTCGCGGCGACATCCACGCCGAGACGCCGAGCGGCAGGCATGCGGCGATCGAACTCGACGAGCCGGTCACCGCGACCGCGCTTCACATGCCACTCGACGATCCGCAGCGGGCCCCGCAGGGATATCCCATCAAGGCCGACACGAAGACCGGGATGTACTGGTCGCCGGACAGCCGCCAGTACGACGACGCGGTGGCCGAGATCTGGTTCGCCAGTGAGGAGTTCGCGCGGACGAACGGCTTCGTCCGCGCCGACTGA
- the lexA gene encoding transcriptional repressor LexA: MSDDSSDTDTTGRQRQDTGLTERQRTILEVIRASVTSRGYPPSIREIGDAVGLTSTSSVAHQLRTLERKGYLRRDPNRPRAVDVRAADDPAAAATVTTDVAGSDALPEPTFVPVLGRIAAGGPILAEEAVEDVFPLPRELVGEGSLFLLKVVGESMVDAAICDGDWVVVRQQNVADNGDIVAAMIDGEATVKTFKRTRGQVWLMPHNPAFDPIPGNDAAVLGKVVTVIRKI; this comes from the coding sequence ATGAGCGACGACAGCAGCGACACGGACACCACTGGCCGGCAGCGCCAGGACACCGGTCTCACCGAGCGCCAACGGACCATCCTCGAGGTGATCCGGGCCTCGGTCACCAGTCGCGGCTATCCGCCAAGCATCCGGGAGATCGGCGATGCGGTGGGCCTGACGTCGACGTCGTCGGTCGCCCATCAGCTGCGCACCCTGGAGCGCAAGGGCTATCTACGGCGTGACCCCAACCGGCCGCGCGCGGTCGACGTCAGGGCCGCCGACGATCCGGCGGCCGCCGCGACCGTGACCACCGACGTGGCCGGCTCCGACGCACTGCCCGAGCCCACGTTCGTGCCCGTGCTGGGCCGGATCGCCGCAGGCGGTCCGATCCTCGCCGAGGAAGCCGTCGAGGACGTCTTCCCGCTCCCACGCGAACTCGTCGGGGAAGGCTCGCTGTTCCTGCTCAAGGTCGTCGGCGAGTCGATGGTCGACGCGGCCATCTGCGATGGCGACTGGGTCGTGGTCCGCCAGCAGAACGTCGCCGACAACGGTGACATCGTGGCGGCCATGATCGACGGCGAGGCGACCGTCAAGACCTTCAAGCGCACCCGCGGTCAGGTGTGGCTCATGCCGCACAACCCCGCGTTCGACCCCATCCCCGGCAATGACGCCGCGGTGCTGGGCAAAGTGGTCACGGTCATCCGCAAGATCTGA
- a CDS encoding LysM peptidoglycan-binding domain-containing protein, which translates to MAILDIPADSRFRAVKTTPHAAHQRAAAHMPAPVRRRRPVPGRPAGAALRYRGTGVLMSRASHRRRPITPVTTVLLALVAAAITVWLGLVAQLGGVVGTPAPALGELAVVQVQSGETLQHVARRVAPDAPVADVVQQIRDLNQLDSSAIDAGQTLIAPVG; encoded by the coding sequence ATGGCCATCCTCGACATCCCCGCCGACAGCCGCTTCCGCGCTGTCAAGACCACCCCGCACGCCGCGCACCAGCGCGCAGCGGCCCACATGCCTGCGCCGGTGCGTCGCCGCCGCCCGGTGCCCGGGCGCCCCGCGGGTGCCGCGTTGCGGTACCGCGGCACCGGCGTGCTGATGTCGCGCGCGTCGCATCGCCGCCGGCCGATCACGCCGGTCACCACGGTGCTGTTGGCGCTGGTCGCGGCCGCCATCACGGTGTGGCTGGGGCTGGTGGCGCAGCTGGGTGGAGTCGTCGGTACTCCCGCGCCCGCCCTTGGCGAACTGGCTGTGGTGCAGGTCCAGTCGGGGGAGACGCTGCAGCACGTAGCCCGACGCGTGGCACCCGACGCCCCCGTGGCCGACGTGGTTCAGCAGATCCGCGACCTCAACCAGCTCGATTCGTCGGCCATCGACGCCGGTCAGACCCTGATCGCCCCGGTCGGCTGA
- the nrdR gene encoding transcriptional regulator NrdR, with protein MHCPFCRHPDSRVVDSRETDEGQAIRRRRSCPECGRRFTTVETAVLAVVKRSGVTEPFSREKVIRGVRRACQGRQVDDDALNLLAQQVEDAVRGLGSPEIPSHEVGLAILGPLRELDEVAYLRFASVYRSFSSAEDFEREIATLRAHRS; from the coding sequence ATGCACTGTCCGTTCTGCCGTCATCCCGATTCGCGGGTGGTCGACTCCAGGGAGACCGACGAAGGGCAAGCGATCAGGCGGCGTCGATCGTGCCCGGAGTGTGGCCGCCGGTTCACCACGGTCGAAACCGCGGTGCTCGCAGTCGTCAAACGCAGCGGCGTGACCGAGCCGTTCAGCCGTGAGAAGGTTATCCGCGGCGTGCGCAGGGCCTGTCAGGGCAGGCAGGTCGACGATGATGCCCTCAACCTCCTGGCGCAGCAGGTCGAAGACGCGGTGCGGGGATTGGGTTCGCCCGAGATTCCCAGTCACGAGGTCGGCCTGGCGATTCTGGGGCCACTGCGCGAACTGGACGAAGTCGCTTACCTCCGATTCGCGTCGGTGTACCGGTCCTTTTCGTCGGCCGAAGATTTCGAACGCGAGATCGCGACGCTGCGGGCGCACCGCAGCTAA